ACTATGGGCATGATGCTTTCCTGGTTGAGTTGGATAAATTTGAACAACATATAGCTGAAGTGCTGAATCGGTGTTAAACTGTAGGGTGCGTAACTACGCACTACAAAGGATATATGAATGAAAAACAAAACATTTGAAGAGAAACTGGCATATTCCAAAGAGCTGCTTGAAAAGCTGATGGACCCTGAGATCACATTGGAAGAGTCCGTTAAACTGTATGAAGAAGGCCTGAAGAACATCAAAGAAGCTCAAAAACTCATTGAAGAGGCAAAAACAAAGATCACTGTGATCGATCAGAAAAACCAGCATCTTTCCGAGGATGACTTCTAATGGCTTCTTCCAGACAGCTTGTCATTGCCGCACTGCAGCTGCCGACGCTGGGCATGAACGCGACACGCCTTGAGTTCTATCTCAAACAGGCCCACAGCAGGGGTGCCGATCTGATGCTGCTTGGTGAGTATGTACTAAACCATTTCTTTAAAGAGTTCACGACGATGGCACCCAATATGGTCAAAGAGCAAAGCCGAAAACATATGGAACTCTTGAAAAGCCTTGCCGTGAAGTATGACATCATCTTCATTGCACCCATCATTGTTACCAAGAAAGATGGTTACCACAAAACCATCGTAAAGGTGACACCAAAATATACCAAATATTATGAACAGCAGATCCTGCTTCCCTATGCGCACTGGAATGAAAAGAAGTTCTTTACAAACAAAGTCGCTCCACTCAAAGCACCGATGACATTTATGATTAAAGGTTTCAGGGTCATGGTCATGGCCGGGTTTGAACTGCACTTTGATCCTTTCTGGCAGGCTGTGACGCAGAAAAAGATTGACCTCGTACTGCTTCCTACCGCTTCCACATTCGGTTCGCATAACCGCTGGAGAGAGATCATCAAGACCAAAGCCTTTCTGCACGGCTGTTTTATTCTTCGGGCCAACCGTCTTGGAGAATACAGCGATAATGAGGTGAAATGGAAGTTCTATGGTGACACGATGCTGGTCTCTCCCGAAGGTGAAGTGGAGATGATGCTTGAGGACAAGGAGTCCATGCTCATTGAGGTCATAGACAAAGCCCAGGTCACAGAACACCGAAAGAGCTGGGGATTTGAAAGAGAACTGAAACAGCGTGAAGATCTAAGTAAATAGGAAAAGATGCAGATGACAGACAATATACTTACACCCGAAGAGTATTTCAACAGACAGATACAGCTTTGGGGAGAACAGACACAAAAGTCCCTGCAAGCCAAAAAGATTGCCATTATCGGTTCGGGCGGGTTGGGATCGACATTGGCCATGGCTCTGGGTACTTCAGGTATCGGTGAGATACATATGGTCGATTTTGATACTGTCTCAATACACAATATCCACCGGCAGATCGCTTTTACGCTTGAGGATGAAGGAAAGAACAAAGCCAAGGCGGTTGTCAAACTCATCGAAGTGAAAAATCCTTTTGTGAAAGCCGTGGCTTTCGATATGCCCTTCGATGATTTCAAAGAGATGGGGAACCGTTATGACCTCATCCTCGATGCCACGGACAATCTTCCTGTCAGAGGAGAGATAGACAAGTATGCTAAAACAAGCAAGACTCCCTGGATCTATGCTTCTGTTGAAGAGTTCAACGGACAGGTCTGTTTCTTTGATGTGGCTGATTTTCAGGTCTTCAATATCTCCGACCATAAACCGGGAGGTATCGCTGCACCGATCGTGATGCATATCGGTTCGCTCCAGGCCAATTTGGCACTGCGTTACCTTGCCGGTCTGCCTGTTGTGAAAGACAAGCTCTATTATCTCTATTTCAATGAAGAGGGTGAATTGATCACTCAGAAATTTGGCATGCCAAAAGTATAGTAGTGATACAATTATACAAAAAGAAAAGGACAGCATCATGAGATACAAAATAGCATTGTCTATTCTGGGTATGTTATTCATTGCCGGGTGTACGCAGGAGACGCAGAACTCACTCAGCCGCTCACTGCAGAACTGGACAGGGACCAATGGAGTGCTTGACATTTATGCCGGGGACAAACTGGTACATAAATTCGTCAAGATCGACAAAGTTTCCACGGCATATGGAACCAATGACGGCAAAATGAGACCTTACCGCTACGGTTACGGTATAGATGACGTTAATTTAAACGGGAAAGTGGATCCCGGTGAAAAGAAAGTCTATTTTGAATTTTCAGACTATTCGACTTCTTATATTTTTTATGAGAGAAATACAAAATAAAGGATAATACATGGCAAGAATTGTAGCAACAGATGAAGCACCAAAAGCAATAGGGCCCTATTCACAGGCTATCGTCGCAAACGGACTGGTCTAT
This DNA window, taken from Sulfurovum lithotrophicum, encodes the following:
- the xseB gene encoding exodeoxyribonuclease VII small subunit — translated: MKNKTFEEKLAYSKELLEKLMDPEITLEESVKLYEEGLKNIKEAQKLIEEAKTKITVIDQKNQHLSEDDF
- a CDS encoding carbon-nitrogen hydrolase family protein, which produces MASSRQLVIAALQLPTLGMNATRLEFYLKQAHSRGADLMLLGEYVLNHFFKEFTTMAPNMVKEQSRKHMELLKSLAVKYDIIFIAPIIVTKKDGYHKTIVKVTPKYTKYYEQQILLPYAHWNEKKFFTNKVAPLKAPMTFMIKGFRVMVMAGFELHFDPFWQAVTQKKIDLVLLPTASTFGSHNRWREIIKTKAFLHGCFILRANRLGEYSDNEVKWKFYGDTMLVSPEGEVEMMLEDKESMLIEVIDKAQVTEHRKSWGFERELKQREDLSK
- a CDS encoding HesA/MoeB/ThiF family protein, with translation MTDNILTPEEYFNRQIQLWGEQTQKSLQAKKIAIIGSGGLGSTLAMALGTSGIGEIHMVDFDTVSIHNIHRQIAFTLEDEGKNKAKAVVKLIEVKNPFVKAVAFDMPFDDFKEMGNRYDLILDATDNLPVRGEIDKYAKTSKTPWIYASVEEFNGQVCFFDVADFQVFNISDHKPGGIAAPIVMHIGSLQANLALRYLAGLPVVKDKLYYLYFNEEGELITQKFGMPKV